The DNA sequence CTCGCAGATCATCGGCGGTTCCCTGAACGGGGCGCTCGCTCTCGCCGCCGCAGGGCAGCTGCAGGTCGCCCGCAGCGCGGAGATCATGGCGACGACTCTCACCCAGTTCCGCCTTCCCGCCGAGCAGGCCGCTCACGTCTCCGACGTGCTCGCTGCGGGCGCGGGCAAGGCGCAGGGGTCGGTCGACGACCTGTCGCTCGCGCTCTCCTACGTCGGACCACTCGCAGGATCGGTCGGCTTCTCGCTCGACCAGACCGCGGGCACACTCGCGTACTTCGCCACCCAGGGCATCATCGGCGAGAAGGCCGGTACGTCTCTCCGCGGCGTGCTCGCGTCGCTGCAGGCGCCCTCCGCCGCCGCCGCGAACGAGATGCAGAAGTACGGCATCAACATGTTCGACGCGAACGGCAAGATGCTGTCCCTGTCAGGTATCGCGGAGCAGCTCAAGACCCGTCTCGGCGGCCTCACCCAGCAGGAGCGCCTCGCCGCGCTCGGCCGCATCTTCGGCAACGAGTCACTGAACGCCGCCACGCTGCTGTACGAAGGTGGCGCGACGGCTGTCGAGGACTGGACCAACCAGGTCAACGACGCCGGGTACGCTGCCGAGCAGGCTGCGCTTCGACAGGACAACCTGGCGGGTGATATCGAGAAGCTCGGCGGGGCGTTTGACACCGCGCTGATCCGTACCGGGTCCGGCGCAAACGACGTGCTGCGCACGATGGTGCAGGCCGTCACCGAGATGGTCGACGTCTATGGGGAGGCTCCCGCTCCGATCCAGGTGACCGCGCTGGTCATCGGGTCGCTCGTCACCGCGGGTCTGCTGTTCGCTGGCACGGCGGTCGGCATGCGCGTGAAGCTCATCGAGCTCAAGACCGCTCTCGACCAGACGAACACCAGCTTCAGGACGACCGCGATCGCCGGCGGCCTCGCGGGTATCGCCCTCACGGGCGTCCTCACTGTGGTCGGCCTCATCATGTCCGCGCAGGCGGAAGCGAAGCAGCGGGCCGAGTCCTACGCCGACGCACTGCGACAGACCGGCTCCGCCGCAGACGAAGCTACCCGTGATCTCGTTGCAGCGAACCTGTCCGCCAAAGAGAGCTTCCTGTGGATGGAGAGCGACTCCGCCTACGACGCCGCCAAGAAGCTCGGTCTCGGTATCGACCTTGTCACGGATGCCGCCGAGGGCAACGCGGACGCTCAGGCCAAACTCCGGGAACAGCTCGAGTTCGGCGGGTACGGCTCGGAGGAGTTCAAGTCGAAGCTCGACGATCTCGGATTGTCCCTGACCGACTATCAGCGGCTCTCGGCGACCGTCACGCAGGCCGTCGAGCGCGAGAACACCGCTCGGGACGAGGGCCGCAAGCTCGTCGACCAACAGACCGAAGCAACCGACGAATCGGCAGAGAGCTCGAAGACTGCTGCGGAGGCATACCTCGAGCAGGCGGACTCCGTGGAGGATCTCAACGCCAAGCTGACGGAGCTCATCGACCGGATCAATGAGATCAATGGCACCAACCAGGACGCGATCTCCGCGAACGCCGACTGGCAGCAGTCGCTAGCGGGTATTGCCGAGCAGGCGGTGTCTGTGGGTACGTCGCTCAACGAAGCGACCGTGGCCGGTTCCGCGAACGCCGCGGCGCTGTCTGACGTCGCTCAGAGCGCGCAGGAGGCCGCCGAGAAGCAGCTCGCTGTGGACCAGCAGACGATGTCGGGGAAGGACGCCGCCGATAAGTACTACGCGACGCTCGTCGCGCAGCGGCAGGCGTTCATCGACAGTGCAACCGCCGCCGGATACAACGCCGATGAGGTCAAAGCGCTCGCTGACCGCGTGTTCCAGCTCCCCTCGGAGAAGGAAATGGAGATCATCGCCGACACTGCTCAGGCGCAGATCGAGATCGACTCGTACATCTCGAAGAACACCGGGCGCGAGATCATCGTGAAGATCGGGACCTCGCGCGTCGCGCAGGGCCCCGGCGGGTCGGGCGGTATCACGCAAGCCGACGGCGGGATCGTGACCTTCGCTGACGGCGGACTCCGCCCGGCGTTGTCCTTCCACGCAGCCGGTTCTGTATCCGAGAACCACGTCGCCCAAATCGCCCGGGCCGGCGAGTGGCGCATCTGGGCGGAGGACGAGACCGGCGGCGAGGGATACGTGCCACTGGCGCCGTCGAAGCGAGCTCGCTCCGAGATGATCATGAGCGAGATCGCGGACCGGTTCGGCGGCCTCTACATTCCAGGTAGCGCCCGCCGGTACGCCGAAGGCGCTGGCCCCGCCCCCTCCTCGGGTCGGGGTGGCGACACGTTCATCGAGCGGGTTGACGTGAGGCTGCCCGCCGCGGACCCGGAGATCGCTGCCGTGCTGTTCGGCGACAAGTTGAGGAACTCGTTCGCCTCCACCCCTGGACGTTGAGAGGCGCTGCAGCATGGTCAACCAGATCACCCTGATCGACGGTTCCCGATCACTCGTGTTCCCGGCGATCACCTCCCACGGCTGGTACTTCCACAGCCTCGACGGGTGGTACGGGCAGACGGGCAACAAGCAGCGCGGCGACGAGCGTCCGCAGGACCACGGCGCGTTCCGGCGGCGCCGTGCCCTGCGGACCTCCCGTGCGTTCTCGTTCAAGACGGGGTACCGTGACGGCAGCCCGGAGGAGGTTGAAGCGGCGACCGCGGATCTGTCCTCCTTCGGTGCCGATGGCGAGATCCTGATCATCGTCGAGGACGCACTCGGGCGCACCCAGCGGGTCGTGAACGTCGACATCATCGACGACCAGGACACAACCCGCCGGTACACCGGGGACATGATCGTCGGCCTCACCGCGGACGACCCCCGCCGGTATTCCGTCGCGTCGGACGTGCCGTGGCAGTCCACGACACCGCCAAGCCCCGGACTCGGTCGCACGTGGCCGTCTGTGCGCCCCCTCGTGTGGCCGGGCGGTGGATCCACGGGTCGGATCACCCTCACCAACACCGGGAAGGCCGCCTCCGCGCCCGTACTGCGCCTCAACGGCGGGTCGGGCACGGCTCTCATCACGACAGTGGAGACTGGCGCCCGCATCGGCTTCGACCGGCTCATCCCGGTCGGGTCGATTGTGGAGATCGACACCGCCACGTACACCGCGATCATCGACGGCCAGTCGGACGTGTCGCGGTGGCTGCGGTACCGCGAATGGGAGACGATCCCCGCCGAAAGCTCCCGCTCGTACCAGTTCGACGTCACCGACCCTGTGGGGTCGCCGACCCTCGAGGGGCGGGTGCTGTCCGCATGGGCGTGAAGGCGTACGTGTTCGTCACCCGCACGGGCACACTGCTCGGTGAGGTCACACCCGCCGCCGGGTCGTGGTCGGAGAACGCGAACCAGCCTGAGACGGTGACCGGGGTCTTCGATCTCGCGTCCGTCACCGAAGGCGGTCGCGATTGGCGCAACCACGGCACCCCCTGGAAGCACTCTCTCGCCTTCGACGTGGGCGGCCGGCTCCTCGGCGGGCCGATCATGCCGCACAACTTCGACAACACCGACGGATCGCTGCGCATCACCTCCCGTGGCGGCCGGATCCTGTTCGCGCCGCGCTCGATCCTCCCGCCTGCGGCGATGCCGCCCCGCCTGTTGACCCTCCCCGACGGTTCCCCCGACGCCACGCTCGACTCGACCTGGACCGGGTTCGACCTCGGCACGATCGCGAAGAAGATCGGTCAGCAGGCGTGCGCGTGGCCCGGGTCGGACTACCCGATCGTGTGGCCCGCGGACCGCGCTGGCGTCCACGAGCGCACCTACGCGGCCGTGGACCGGAAGGGTGTCGACGCAGCGTGGACCGACCTGTCGAAGGTCGAGAACGGCCCTGACATCAGGCTCCGCCTCGAGTGGAAGGACGACGCGAGCTTCCAGTGGCGGTTCGAGACCGGCACGCAAGAGCAACCGCGCCTGCAGGGCAGGGACGCTCACACGTGGGGGATCGCGAAGGGCACGGGGCTGCAGGTTGACCTGGACCCGTCCCGGATGGGCTCACTCGCGTGGTCCCGGGGTGGCCGTTCGCTCGACACGACCCTGATCCGCGGACGCTACGACTCCACCCTCATCGACGCCGGCTTCCCGCTCCTCGAGCTCGACTCCGACGCGTCCGCGAACACCGTTGACGCTTCCACGCTCGACTCGTGGAACGCCGAGACACTGCGCACCGCGCGCAAGCCGTGGGAGTTCTGGTCGTTCAAGGTCCCCGCCGACGAGTCGCCGTTCCCGTACGAGTACGGTCCCGGCTCACTGATCACCGTCGAGGTGACGAAGGAGACGAAGGTGAAGGGCGGGTACGTCCCCCCTGGCACCTACCAGCGCCGCATTGCCGCCCTTTCGGGCGGTCTCGACAACTGGGTCACCATCACCTGCGGCGAGAACTACGACCAGTAGGAGGCCGCATGGACCCGACTCCGAACCGTGGCGGTCCCGACGCGGCGCTCCTCGCCCAGATCGAGGGGATCAAGCAGCGCCTCGACGAGATCGAGAACCCGTCTGGCACGCAACGCGCCCAGGCGGTGAAGAAGCTGCAGGATGCGGTCGCCGCACAGCAGCAGCTCCTGACCGCGCAGGCCGCACAGCTGGCGTTCCTGCAGACGCAGAACGTGTTCGACTCGCGCGCCACACTCCTGCCCTGGTCGGGCAGCAACAGCGGCGTCACATGGTTCCCGTACCAGGCGGACTACAACGCCGCGGTGACGGTCACGACCGGCGCGTCCGGGGTGCTCGTCATCTCCACCAGCGCGCTCATGTCGGGCGGTGGGGCGACGTCCGCCGTCATCGCCGTCGAGATCGCCGGGGTGAGCGGGCCAACCGCCCCCGCCCCCGGGATGCTCATGGTCGGCGGGACCACGTCGCTCACCTCGTCCAGCACCTTCCGGGTGCAACTCGCCGGGAACACGACCTACACGATCCTCACCCGGCACGGAGCGAACGGCACCGGCTCCGGCTCCTGCATCTGGGGCTACCAGGCCCTGTCGGTCACCCGCAGCGCATAACCAACCCTCACCCTCGACACCCGCGGGTGTCCCCGCCGTAGGAGGCATCCGTGACCCTCACCCGCTCACTTCCCACCCAGCACGCGTCGGGAATCACGATCCTCGACGAGCGGCGCATCGTCGCCGGCCGGTACGCGCGCAACGCCGACGGCACGCCCCGCGTCGGCGTGCTCCCCGTGCATACGGGCCCGCTCGTCACGGGCCGCGCGTCCATGGGGTACGACGTCGCCGCGTTCAACGCCGTCAGTGCTCGCACCACCGCTGGCGCGGAGGAGGTCGCGAATGATGGGACAGTGACCGTCGCGACGACCGCGGCGCCGGGGTCGAACACCCGCCTTGACGTCATCTGGTTCCACGCCCGATTCAGCTCGCCCGTCGCCGCCGACACGAACAACGATGTCGTGTTCGGAGTCACGCAGGGCACTCCCGCAGCCGTCTCGCCTTCGAAGCCCGCGATCCCCGCTGGCGCCGTCGAGCTCGCGGTCGCCGAGATCCCGTCCACCGCGACGACCACGCAGTCCGCGGGCGTCGTGATCACGCAGACCTTCCAGTACACGGCCGCCGCGGGCGCACCCGTCCTGTTCCGCACCAAGACGGAACTCGACGCTTGGGCGGCGCCGGTCGGCGCCACCGCGCGCACCATCGACAGCGACCTCGAATGGGTGCGGCGCTCCACCCCGACCCCGGGCTGGTACCTCACCCCCGGCCAGCGGCTCGCCTACATGACCGGTTCCACGACCTCCGGCGTCGCCAACACCGTCCTCGGTTCGGTGATCCGCACGATCGCCCTGCCGATCGGGCAGCGCGTCCGCGTTCGAAGCGCCCGCGTCGGCATGTACAACACCGTCGCCGGCGGCGCCACCTATGCGATGCAGCTGCGCAACAACGCCGCCGACGTGACCGCCTCCGTGTTCGACAAGAGCATTCCGGGACGCGCATACCAGCCCGGCGGAAGCCAGGTCGTGTCCGTGCCGGGCTGTGACACCGAGCACGTCACCACGGTCGCTGCCCCGGTCAGTGCCGCGCTGTTCGTCACCGCGTCGATCTCGTTCGGCGGCGACGGGCAAGAACTCTGGATCGAGTCCCTCTGATGGGCGGCATGCAGTACGTCTACTGGATGGGCGCACGGCTCACGCCGTGGATGCTCTACTGCTTGAAGCTCCTCGACGCGGATCTTCGCCGCCTGTTCGGTGTATCCCTCGTCCTGCACTCAACCGCCGGCATCCGACTCCACGAGGAGCAGAAGGCGCTATTCCTGAGCCGCTACCAGCTGCAGGCGTCCGGGACCGGCCCCTACGGAGACGTGCGGTGGTGGCAGGGGCGACGCTACGTGCGCCACAGCGGCGACGGAACTGTCGCCCCACCCAGTGAGTCCAACCACGAGATCCAGGGCACCACGGCCGCGGTCGACGTCGCTGACAGCGGCGGCGCGGGTATCGGCACGATGGGCTCCGCCCGCTCGAACTGGCTGCGCGCGAACGCTTCGAAGTACGGGCTTATCCCCGAGGGATTCAAGTTCAAGGAGGCGTGGCACTACGCCATCCCCGACATCTTCCGGGCCGTGCCTGCTGGCGGCGCGGACGCTCCCGAAGTCACCGAACCCGAGTCCGAGGAGGACGACGACATGCGAAACCCAGCGATGTTCTGCACCACAGCGAACGACAAGATGGTCAGCGAGACGAACCTGCCGAACACGTACATCGTGACGGACTCCAATGGGTTTTTCCACCAGGTGTCCGGCATTGACGGCACCTACGCCTCCCGCATCGCGCAGGCGTACGGGGTCACCGTCGACGCGCAGTGGATCACGCAGAGCCACGCGGTCCGCCTCGAGCGCGACTGCGCAGCCATGCGCCCCACGAGAAGCTGATGGCTGAG is a window from the Microbacterium sp. LWO14-1.2 genome containing:
- a CDS encoding phage tail tape measure protein yields the protein MYNAGALVFKLITLGAQAFKADQADAKQAIENTGKAAQTSKSQVDGLGTATDETSKKSKDSKKPLDEQGKATEEVGKKSKKSSEEQKKQAQATQEQIHAAKELSTALNVAGLAVGALVTLSIAKSSEFDQAMSNVRAATMSTAAEQRALGEAALEAGADTAYSASEAAAAEEELAKAGQSVSQIIGGSLNGALALAAAGQLQVARSAEIMATTLTQFRLPAEQAAHVSDVLAAGAGKAQGSVDDLSLALSYVGPLAGSVGFSLDQTAGTLAYFATQGIIGEKAGTSLRGVLASLQAPSAAAANEMQKYGINMFDANGKMLSLSGIAEQLKTRLGGLTQQERLAALGRIFGNESLNAATLLYEGGATAVEDWTNQVNDAGYAAEQAALRQDNLAGDIEKLGGAFDTALIRTGSGANDVLRTMVQAVTEMVDVYGEAPAPIQVTALVIGSLVTAGLLFAGTAVGMRVKLIELKTALDQTNTSFRTTAIAGGLAGIALTGVLTVVGLIMSAQAEAKQRAESYADALRQTGSAADEATRDLVAANLSAKESFLWMESDSAYDAAKKLGLGIDLVTDAAEGNADAQAKLREQLEFGGYGSEEFKSKLDDLGLSLTDYQRLSATVTQAVERENTARDEGRKLVDQQTEATDESAESSKTAAEAYLEQADSVEDLNAKLTELIDRINEINGTNQDAISANADWQQSLAGIAEQAVSVGTSLNEATVAGSANAAALSDVAQSAQEAAEKQLAVDQQTMSGKDAADKYYATLVAQRQAFIDSATAAGYNADEVKALADRVFQLPSEKEMEIIADTAQAQIEIDSYISKNTGREIIVKIGTSRVAQGPGGSGGITQADGGIVTFADGGLRPALSFHAAGSVSENHVAQIARAGEWRIWAEDETGGEGYVPLAPSKRARSEMIMSEIADRFGGLYIPGSARRYAEGAGPAPSSGRGGDTFIERVDVRLPAADPEIAAVLFGDKLRNSFASTPGR